The sequence TTTCCCTCAACGAAAAGTCAAAAAGTCCTTTGATTCTCAGGTCCATTCTCTATGTCCTTGCCCTATTCAGAAGAGATACTGTATCTGGTGTAATTCAACCTGTTTTTTCTTTAAATGTTAAAGCAATTCATGAGATGTGAATTACTGCTTACATTTtcgtatttttcttcttttactttatgcttgttctagttcaattttaataaattctGCAGAGAGCCAAGTGAGTCGACTTGGACATAACATATACAACAAATATTTTCCTGGATTTGAACGGATTACCTAAAATCCAACCACAACAAGTAGTTTCTACCCTAACTCTCTTCCCACCTTCACAATAACTGAAAACTCCAACACATACCAAACACATGAATCACAacagaaaagaagaaaggaaCACATACTACTCTATTCACTTTCAGGTTTTAAGAAGTTATGCAGCTCACCAGTTCTCATCGCCAAGAATGAAGAGCGTGTACCGAAGAGAGGGAAATAGTAATGAACGAAGTGCGTGAGCACAGAAGATGGGCAAGAAATAAGACTACACTTCTCTTTTTCCCGTGTAGCACAACAGATGCAAATTAGTTGACATTTCAATGAGCGGATCAATAAACTGTTGAAACTaacaaataaaaaatttcatGGCGGAAAAATTGGTGCTACACTAAAACTTCGACTCATCCTCTGCAAATTTTAACAAAAAACTCATAATTGAAGTCTTAAGATCTTCGTTTGTCACAGCAGTTTTTGTTTCGAAAACACCCTTCATGATACGAGTGTATAATCTTTCCAGCTGAGGAATGCCATAGTCCTTTGACCGCTTCACGAGCTGCTGCTTCACCGACTCGATTTTACAGGACATTTCTGCATCTGACATTGTAACATCTAGAGGTGTGCATCCACTTGTATCTGGCACATCTGCAGGTTGATTCCTATCAGCAAGAGTGTTTTTTGGCATTTGCTCTAAAGCATCTTCTTCGTGGTCATTAGATGACTTGGAAGGCAATGAATCCTGAGGTTGTAATTCATCATCTGGCACTGAAGCACAGATAGAACATCATTGCCAGCCACAAGAGGATTTTCTTTGTTCCAAAAATATTAGAGCAACAACGGGCAGCTATCAAAATGTAAGGTTTACAACGAAAGATGTACCAGGAACTGGATTTTAACAACAGTTGTTTAGCAAATACAAATATTATTTACCTGATTGTGCAGAATCAACCTGTTTCTTGTGCCTTTTCGGTGCTTCATAGCTCTTATCTAAGCTGACTTCCGGCTGGACATTACGAAGGCGGGCACTTGCTCTAGTCATAGTAGTCAACTGTAAGACAGGAGTTTGTGACAATGCATATTCACCTAATTCGTCAGGAACTGACACTGGACCCCCTTCGGCAGCAATCTTTTCACAGAAGGCAACTAAGGCAGGATCCATTTGGGAAAGCATTCCATGTACCTGCAGAAAGACATCACCCGATGTCAAACCAACTCAAACTATACAAGAAAGTACACCAGAGATAATTGGAGACCAATCACTGTGAACATACTGAATCTCGAAGCTCGTAAGCTCTACTAACAATCCTTGCTCCATTGTAATCATCCCCATTGTACTTCTGCAACATAGGCTTAAAACATCAAAATGTGGCATCACATTGATATAAACTACTTATCCAATAATATGACTTATCCATTGCAGTTAAGGTATCCTTGGAAATCAGTCTGACGGACAAATTCTACAGAAAAGAGCCGTTCCCACTTACAATCCCAACTATGTAATTCATCTTTAGAACACCACGTTGTCTCAGAATCTGACTTAACCATTTGTAATGAATACGCACCACAAAGTGATTAGCTGGTATACATATTCAATTGCATTCCAGAGTACATTTACAGCCAAACAGTTGGAATATACTGATCGATAGAAGGGGAGATAAATAGGACCAGAAAAGAAACTATGAAAACTAAATACCAAGCTTGGCCAATTTAAAAGTGATTGATGCAATGCTAACTTATGCAAGTTTTGAATAGGGTGGTTGGGGGACGAAAGATGACATACAATGGCAAAACAGAGTTTGTTCATAGACAATCACAAGTTGTAAAGTGGGCGTTCCTAATATCCTCCTAATAGCACGAAGAAATGGACTAAGAATTGCCGACCTGCCATCCAGGAAGTTTGACAGATTGACATACAGAAAGATCAAATGCATTAAAGAGTAGCATCAACCTTTGCGTTGGCGACAATGAGGTCAAAATCTTCTAAGAAAGCTTTGGAGGTGACATACTTCCCACTGTCCACGCGCTGCAGCAGAGTTGCCATATCCATTGGGTTCTGGATGATCAAACGGTAGTTTGGAGCATCCTCATCCATTACTGGATAATGGAAGGCGCTAAAACGTTTATCGTACAGAATCCTGCATTGAATGAAATGTGATGGATGATCAATTTTAACTTCCATATGACACGGTCAAGATCAACAAGTGAAGATAATTTGTTACACATAAACCCTGACCAAAACCAGCAGAAAGCACACATAAAACATGCAGAGGgagaagggaaaaagaaaagaaaataacaaactgAAAAACATAACAAAAAATGTGCAGATGAGCCAAATGGTTGAAGTGAGGACTAATGCACAAGGATGTGAAAAGAgcactcaaaaaaaaaaaaaacaaggccATGCACCAAATATAGCATAAAACCCATTCCTAAAAGACCATTTCTCCAGCTGAAACTTTTTTCTATGATTTTCTGCGTAATCAACATAGAGGCACTTCCATATATAAGAGGGCGATTACTTCATCCAATAGAGTTTCTTATGTCCTGAACAACAAAAATTTCATGAAAGACATGCAAATACATTCAGACACAGCAATTAGACATTCTCTGCAATTGCACTTTCCAAACATAAAATTAAGATCTAGTATctgaaaatataaagaaatatgTGGATACCACCATGAAATGTAGTTACTTCAACCAAATTTAGAAACCATGTTATGAATTTCCAGCTAATGTGCTTTCTCAGATCAAATATATACCGGTTGCATACATCACGCAGGCACATCCTCAATCGCCTAAGGGCATGGCCCTGAGCTTCAGCTTTGACTTTTAATTCAGATGCCTTTGGTCCAGCAGACACCTTTGGTGCCTTTGGGAGGTCAGGAAGGGCGTTCAATTTATCGGACTTCTTCGTAGCTTCAACTTGAATTGACAAAGCAGCTTCTATGAGACGATCAAAGAACAGAGACCTGTCTTCATCTGTTGGAGTATCCAAACACAAGCTGTGAAAAAAGGAGATAAGGTACATCTGTTACTATTACTTCAAAAATGGACTCATATATAACACTTATCAGGCCATTTACCAAAACAAATAGAGAAACATATCTAATTACATATGACGAAGTTATTCTATCCAACCCCCAAAGGATGCTTTGTAAACTACAATATAGGTTCAATGCAAGCTCCAAATTTTAGCAACAAAGCATATTGTAGAGATTGTAATAGGAGGAACCCAAAAGAAAATTAACACCTTCTGCAACGCAATTGAGTAatactttgtattttattttccataaaaatggtAATGCCCAGGTGTAGTCATAATTAGCTTTCTGAAATGGTGTTGTCTTCATCATTATCTCGTCCACCAACCGAAGGTAGCGCTACACCACCTGGACCCTCTATCATCAGTGATTAAGGAGATCATATTCTTAAAAGCAAAGGTTATGGGATaatgcaaataaaaaaaaactatccTTAAAATTTGGAGCTCGCATAGGACCCATATTTTTAGTTTGTATAAAGCATCCTTTGAGGGTTGGATAGAATAACTTTGTCGACCATCATtcaatttctttattttaaaaaagagTAAAGAACTAATAAGGATTTAAAAATCGTTCGTGGCCATCTTAAATAGGTCAATGAAAAATTGAACCGCAAACAGCTATTCACCTAAGAAAAGAGAAGGGTTTATAGACCAAATCCCCTTCAGCTTTACCACCAATGGTACAAATAAGCAATGTTCCAAAGCCAGATAAACTGCACAAAAGAGCTGTTGGGAGGTTCCGTATTGCCTAGCAACAAGAACAACAAacctagtgtaatcccacaagtggggggctggggagggtaatgtgtacaaGACATTACCCCTACCTTGAAGGTAGGGAGGTTGCTTCCGATAGCTATGTtccgcggactctccaaaatacTGCCGCACCCATtttggatcctccaaaaatgcactacttttggaaGATCCGACACGCATCCGGCAATATttttggagagtccgagcaacatagtcCGATAGACCCTAAGCTGAAGGAACAGTGGGAAGGAAGcaataaacaataataacaagaaataacaaaGACACAACGTGTAATAACAAAAGATTTAGGAACAACAAAATATAAGAATATTACTAATACTATTGGTAAGACTAGGAGGTTCCATATTGCCTAGACTGAAGGACAAAAGTAACTTTTCTTAAATGTAGCAAGAAGCCATTGAATATCATTCACACAAAATTTTATGATACAATTCCATGATAACAACAAGGGAAGGCAAAGAGCAACAAATATAGTCAAGGCTACTTTCTTTTTCACACAAGATCCGACACGCATCCGGCAATATttttggagagtccgagcaacatagtcCGATAGACCCTAAGCTGAAGGAACAGTGGGAAGGAAGcaataaacaataataacaagaaataacaaaGACACAACGTGTAATAACAAAAGATTTAGGAACAACAAAATATAAGAATATTACTAATACTATTGGTAAGACTAGGAGGTTCCATATTGCCTAGACTGAAGGACAAAAGTAACTTTTCTTAAATGTAGCAAGAAGCCATTGAATATCATTCACACAAAATTTTATGATACAATTCCATGATAACAACAAGGGAAGGCAAAGAGCAACAAATATAGTCAAGGCTACTTTCTTTTTCAGAAAAAATATATATCCAAGACTACTTTCAAATGCAACCTTGAGATCACCACCACAGCTCAAAATGTGATTTAGGCCCAAAGGGCATCCTTGCTTCTCCTCCTACCTAACTTATTCTCACAACCTTTGGAGAAGAAGTGTTAACTTTGACCCCACTAAACTTCGGAGTAAGAACTTTCTGTGACTGCAAAACATCAGTTTTATcctaaaaggaatatattgtccGTGATGTTCAGGATAAAAATCTAGCGGCAGAAACTACAAAGTAGGCAGAGACCAATACCATCAGTGATACAACTATTCCCTCTTTTGAGAACTATCCACAAATATAAATAACATCGTTGAACACATCAACCTCCAAACAGAACTTAACAAGAAACTTTTAGCCAACTAAGATGAGGAAGTAAAATTATAAGCAGCCGGTGAACAGTTAGATAACTGATGAAATGAAGGTAGCTGATAAGCATATCCAGAGCATGCAAAGAGAATTGTGCTAAAGAAAAGACAACTAAAGGTGGAGTTCAAGCTAAATAGAGCATACATGCTATGGTGTGAAAATACTGAAGAAGGTTCATCAGGTAGATCAGAAAGTGGTACTGAGGAAGTCCCAAATAATAGTATAGGCAAGTCAGATGGTAGCTCTTCCAACAGTGTCTGCAGAACAGCTTTAAGCTGCTCGTGTGCCTGAAGAAATAAGCAGGGTCAAAAAATCATCTATGCGCTAAAAATGCCAAAATAAAGCACCAAGAAGGAGGAAAAGAGAGATGCGAACAATAACCCACATTCTCCCACCAAAGATGGAATTGAGGTAAATAGAGTATTGACGGGGTTGTTCTCCTTGCTTCACTAAATATATGAACTAATGCCTCCTCTGGTGTCTTGGCGCCGGGGTCAGAAAGAAGGGATGGAAGTCCAAGTGAATGAACAGGAAATTTTTCCAATTCGTGTAAAATTGCAGGCCCTACATGATCCTGGAAAACTACATAAATATATTTAGTGTGAAGTCCATATATCTCCAACTTATAAAAGAGAGGTCGGAAGTTTACCAGCCCAACACCTTCACCACCACATATCAGAAGTCGAGGTCTGTACACAAGAGGAATCGCAGAGCCATAGGAGAGCATGGAAAGTTTGCTCAATTCTGAAGAAACTGAAAGAGGAAAAATATCCGAAATCATGTTCATAGCTTTCCGGAGAGGTCCGTGCAGACAAGGTGCAACAACAGAAGATAATGGCCTAGAGTGCACAATTGAGCCTCTATGGGCAGCTGGAGTGATTGTTGTCATGGCCTCTAAAAAATGACACTTTTCCACCGTGACTGATTCAACATCTATCAGAAACTTGTCATCACTAGTGTAAACTTGAGGATACTTTTCACGGAATGCACGAATAGCAGCTTCTGTGCACAATGCCTTTAGATCAGCACCACAATATCCCACGCAACTAGCTGCAAGTTCCATTTTTAGCTCTTTCGAAGGAGGCTGCTTCCACTTCCTAGTGTGAATATCCAATATTTCAGCGCGTGCCTCAAGGCCAGGTAAAGGAAAATTAAATTCACGATCAAATCTTCCAGGTCGCCTCAAGGCTCCATCAATGGCATCAACCCTATTGGTTGCACCAATCAAGACTACTTGCCCTCGAGAGTCAAGACCATCCATCAAAGCCAGCAAAGTTGACACAATGGAGTTATGAATCTGCTCCTGCTTGCTAGACCTAACAGGAGCAAGCCCATCAATCTCATCAAAGAAAATGATGGAAGGTTGGTTCCTCTGAGCTTCTTCAAATAACAGTTTTAACTGTCTTTCAGCCTCACCCACCCATTTGCTCAGGACATCAGCACCCTTCCGCATATAAAAACTGACTTTCTGGCCAGCCTTTGATGCAGCACAAGCTAATGCTCTCGCGATCAGAGTTTTACCTGTGCCCGGAGGTCCACACAATAAAACTCCCCTTGGTGGGGTGATGTTATAACTTGCAAAGAAGTCTGGATATAATAGTGGAAAAAATACCATTTCTTTCAGCGCATCAATATATTCAGAAAGCCCACCAATGTCATCAAAGCTTACAGTTTCATCCACTTGGAGTGGTTGAATATCAGCCCCTCCCTTGGAGCTTGGCCCAGCAGTTTGAATCCCGGATGTCAAATTAGCGAACGCCTCACTTTGATGACCCCATCCAGATGCAGCCATGTTTAATCCCCATGAAGATGCTCCTTGCATGTCTAATCCCCCTAAAAGCCAAGGTGGTCCAGATCTGCTCCCACCTCTACCCCAAGGAATTGGAGGACCTTGGTCCAGCTCATCTACAAGAAGAGAATCATCAGAGTCATCACCACGTGTCATCCGATGACGTTTATGAACTCGGGATCCTCCTCTTCTCACATCTCTGTTCACCTTGGTTCCCATCCCTTGCTGAAGTACTCTACGAGGAGATCTTGGCCTTTGTTTAGCTCCTTCCATAGAAAGCCTACTGACATCAGCTCGGTTGCGGAGGTCATATCGCCTTCTACCGTCCTGTTCTTCACCCTCTTCATCATCACCATCTTCGTCGCCTTCATCTTCACCCTCATCCTCTCCATCACCATCACCGCCACCCTCATCCTCTGCCTCACCATCATCAGCATCATTATCATCTACATCATTTCCATTTTCAGGAT is a genomic window of Nicotiana tabacum cultivar K326 chromosome 16, ASM71507v2, whole genome shotgun sequence containing:
- the LOC107792372 gene encoding ATPase family AAA domain-containing protein At1g05910 isoform X1 → MYSKRSGQADGADPGPVRTSDRLRRRPTLYGRPYLYYTPKIIRPKRSKTKTRTAASQIAKMLRPGSRPVRTKDPDSVAANLRRSTRKRRISVNLEGYTDSSGTEDNDLMNPKYRSSRKRIENNSASQDDLNPRREGLRPRRAGLRPRRARTVARQQLNLRSDDEQGTSDEKIGQDDPENGNDVDDNDADDGEAEDEGGGDGDGEDEGEDEGDEDGDDEEGEEQDGRRRYDLRNRADVSRLSMEGAKQRPRSPRRVLQQGMGTKVNRDVRRGGSRVHKRHRMTRGDDSDDSLLVDELDQGPPIPWGRGGSRSGPPWLLGGLDMQGASSWGLNMAASGWGHQSEAFANLTSGIQTAGPSSKGGADIQPLQVDETVSFDDIGGLSEYIDALKEMVFFPLLYPDFFASYNITPPRGVLLCGPPGTGKTLIARALACAASKAGQKVSFYMRKGADVLSKWVGEAERQLKLLFEEAQRNQPSIIFFDEIDGLAPVRSSKQEQIHNSIVSTLLALMDGLDSRGQVVLIGATNRVDAIDGALRRPGRFDREFNFPLPGLEARAEILDIHTRKWKQPPSKELKMELAASCVGYCGADLKALCTEAAIRAFREKYPQVYTSDDKFLIDVESVTVEKCHFLEAMTTITPAAHRGSIVHSRPLSSVVAPCLHGPLRKAMNMISDIFPLSVSSELSKLSMLSYGSAIPLVYRPRLLICGGEGVGLDHVGPAILHELEKFPVHSLGLPSLLSDPGAKTPEEALVHIFSEARRTTPSILYLPQFHLWWENAHEQLKAVLQTLLEELPSDLPILLFGTSSVPLSDLPDEPSSVFSHHSILSGFGTLLICTIGGKAEGDLVYKPFSFLSLCLDTPTDEDRSLFFDRLIEAALSIQVEATKKSDKLNALPDLPKAPKVSAGPKASELKVKAEAQGHALRRLRMCLRDVCNRILYDKRFSAFHYPVMDEDAPNYRLIIQNPMDMATLLQRVDSGKYVTSKAFLEDFDLIVANAKKYNGDDYNGARIVSRAYELRDSVHGMLSQMDPALVAFCEKIAAEGGPVSVPDELGEYALSQTPVLQLTTMTRASARLRNVQPEVSLDKSYEAPKRHKKQVDSAQSVPDDELQPQDSLPSKSSNDHEEDALEQMPKNTLADRNQPADVPDTSGCTPLDVTMSDAEMSCKIESVKQQLVKRSKDYGIPQLERLYTRIMKGVFETKTAVTNEDLKTSIMSFLLKFAEDESKF
- the LOC107792372 gene encoding ATPase family AAA domain-containing protein At1g05910 isoform X2; protein product: MYSKRSGQADGADPGPVRTSDRLRRRPTLYGRPYLYYTPKIIRPKRSKTKTRTAASQIAKMLRPGSRPVRTKDPDSVAANLRRSTRKRRISVNLEGYTDSSGTEDNDLMNPKYRSSRKRIENNSASQDDLNPRREGLRPRRAGLRPRRARTVARQQLNLRSDDEQGTSDEKIGQDDPENGNDVDDNDADDGEAEDEGGGDGDGEDEGEDEGDEDGDDEEGEEQDGRRRYDLRNRADVSRLSMEGAKQRPRSPRRVLQQGMGTKVNRDVRRGGSRVHKRHRMTRGDDSDDSLLVDELDQGPPIPWGRGGSRSGPPWLLGGLDMQGASSWGLNMAASGWGHQSEAFANLTSGIQTAGPSSKGGADIQPLQVDETVSFDDIGGLSEYIDALKEMVFFPLLYPDFFASYNITPPRGVLLCGPPGTGKTLIARALACAASKAGQKVSFYMRKGADVLSKWVGEAERQLKLLFEEAQRNQPSIIFFDEIDGLAPVRSSKQEQIHNSIVSTLLALMDGLDSRGQVVLIGATNRVDAIDGALRRPGRFDREFNFPLPGLEARAEILDIHTRKWKQPPSKELKMELAASCVGYCGADLKALCTEAAIRAFREKYPQVYTSDDKFLIDVESVTVEKCHFLEAMTTITPAAHRGSIVHSRPLSSVVAPCLHGPLRKAMNMISDIFPLSVSSELSKLSMLSYGSAIPLVYRPRLLICGGEGVGLDHVGPAILHELEKFPVHSLGLPSLLSDPGAKTPEEALVHIFSEARRTTPSILYLPQFHLWWENAHEQLKAVLQTLLEELPSDLPILLFGTSSVPLSDLPDEPSSVFSHHSILCLDTPTDEDRSLFFDRLIEAALSIQVEATKKSDKLNALPDLPKAPKVSAGPKASELKVKAEAQGHALRRLRMCLRDVCNRILYDKRFSAFHYPVMDEDAPNYRLIIQNPMDMATLLQRVDSGKYVTSKAFLEDFDLIVANAKKYNGDDYNGARIVSRAYELRDSVHGMLSQMDPALVAFCEKIAAEGGPVSVPDELGEYALSQTPVLQLTTMTRASARLRNVQPEVSLDKSYEAPKRHKKQVDSAQSVPDDELQPQDSLPSKSSNDHEEDALEQMPKNTLADRNQPADVPDTSGCTPLDVTMSDAEMSCKIESVKQQLVKRSKDYGIPQLERLYTRIMKGVFETKTAVTNEDLKTSIMSFLLKFAEDESKF
- the LOC107792372 gene encoding ATPase family AAA domain-containing protein At1g05910 isoform X3, with protein sequence MNPKYRSSRKRIENNSASQDDLNPRREGLRPRRAGLRPRRARTVARQQLNLRSDDEQGTSDEKIGQDDPENGNDVDDNDADDGEAEDEGGGDGDGEDEGEDEGDEDGDDEEGEEQDGRRRYDLRNRADVSRLSMEGAKQRPRSPRRVLQQGMGTKVNRDVRRGGSRVHKRHRMTRGDDSDDSLLVDELDQGPPIPWGRGGSRSGPPWLLGGLDMQGASSWGLNMAASGWGHQSEAFANLTSGIQTAGPSSKGGADIQPLQVDETVSFDDIGGLSEYIDALKEMVFFPLLYPDFFASYNITPPRGVLLCGPPGTGKTLIARALACAASKAGQKVSFYMRKGADVLSKWVGEAERQLKLLFEEAQRNQPSIIFFDEIDGLAPVRSSKQEQIHNSIVSTLLALMDGLDSRGQVVLIGATNRVDAIDGALRRPGRFDREFNFPLPGLEARAEILDIHTRKWKQPPSKELKMELAASCVGYCGADLKALCTEAAIRAFREKYPQVYTSDDKFLIDVESVTVEKCHFLEAMTTITPAAHRGSIVHSRPLSSVVAPCLHGPLRKAMNMISDIFPLSVSSELSKLSMLSYGSAIPLVYRPRLLICGGEGVGLDHVGPAILHELEKFPVHSLGLPSLLSDPGAKTPEEALVHIFSEARRTTPSILYLPQFHLWWENAHEQLKAVLQTLLEELPSDLPILLFGTSSVPLSDLPDEPSSVFSHHSILSGFGTLLICTIGGKAEGDLVYKPFSFLSLCLDTPTDEDRSLFFDRLIEAALSIQVEATKKSDKLNALPDLPKAPKVSAGPKASELKVKAEAQGHALRRLRMCLRDVCNRILYDKRFSAFHYPVMDEDAPNYRLIIQNPMDMATLLQRVDSGKYVTSKAFLEDFDLIVANAKKYNGDDYNGARIVSRAYELRDSVHGMLSQMDPALVAFCEKIAAEGGPVSVPDELGEYALSQTPVLQLTTMTRASARLRNVQPEVSLDKSYEAPKRHKKQVDSAQSVPDDELQPQDSLPSKSSNDHEEDALEQMPKNTLADRNQPADVPDTSGCTPLDVTMSDAEMSCKIESVKQQLVKRSKDYGIPQLERLYTRIMKGVFETKTAVTNEDLKTSIMSFLLKFAEDESKF